Genomic segment of Mycoplasmopsis edwardii:
ATATTTAAAGATGCAACAAAAATGTGAAAATTTTCCATATATAAAACAAGTATGGAAAAAATTCCATGCATTTTTTTACTTGACTAGTCAAGTTGGAAAAAACATCATCAAAATAGAAAAATTTCTTTTTTATAATTTCACCATGTAAATTTTTTAATTTGCAAAAATGCTAAAGGAGAACGCATGAAAAATAAATACGATGTAGTAATAGTAGGGGGTGGTATTATCGGTGGTGTAATTGCCTATGAATTATCACAATATAAATTAAAAACCTTATTATTAGAAAAAAACCCAGTTTTCGCTGATGAAACATCTAAAGGTAACTCGGGTGCTATTCATGGTGGATTTGACCCAGAACCACACAAAATTGAGGCTAAATTAAACGTTCTTGGTAACGAATTATGAAGAACAAAAATCTTCAAAGACCTTGATTTTCCACATGTTCAAGTTGATTCATTAATTCTTGCTTTTAATGAAGAGGAAATGAAACATGTTCACATGTTATACGACCGTGGACTTAAAAACAAAGTGCCAGCAGAATTTTTAAAAGTTATTAGTAAAGAAGAAGTTCTAAAAAGAGAACCTAATGTAAATCCTAAAGTTGTAGGAGCCTTGTTATGTACAAGTTCATGAGCTATTGACCCAGTTAGAGCAACATATGCATTTATGGGTGCAAGTGAACAAAATGGTACAGAATTAAGAAGAAGTGCTGAAGTAACAGATATTAAATTTAAAAATGATGAATTTGATATTACTTTAGCAAATGGTGATGTAGTAACATCTAAAGTTGTTATTAATGCCGCAGGTCACTATGCAGACGTTTTAGCTGAAAAAGCAGGATATGGTGACTTCAAACAAACAACACGTAGAGGTGAATATAGAATTTTAGCTAGAACAGAAGCAGGAATTGTTAACTCAATTTGCTTCAAAGTTCCAACAATTCACGGTAAAGGTGTTATTGTTGCCCCAATGTTAGATGGACGTGTTTTAGTAGGACCAACTGCAGAAGAAGGCGTACCAAAAGAAGAAACAAGATTAGTAACAAAAGAAAAATTTGATTACATTGGCCAAATTGGAAAAGAAATTATTCCATCAATCAGACTTGAAAAAACAGAAATGACTTTAGCAGGTTCAAGACCAATTGATATTGAAACAAATGACTTTGTTATTAGACCAGCAAAAGACAATGCTAGATTTATTAACGCTGCAGGTATGCAATCTCCAGCTATTGCTTCAGCACCAGCTATCGCAATCGAAATTGCTAAATTAGTTGAAGCTGCAGGACTTAAACTAGAGAAAAACCCTAATTACAATCCTAAATTCAAAGTACAATTCTAATATTAAACTTAAAGGAGAAATATGAAAGATAAATATGTAATTACACTTGACTCAGGTACAACATCTTGTCGTACATTAGTTGTTAACCATGCAGGTGAAATTGTTGCAAGTAGTCAAACAGAGTTTACTCAACACTTTCCAAAATCAGGTTGAGTAGAACATGACCCACTTGAAATTTGAAACGTTCAATTATCTACAATGCAATCTGCAAAACATAAAGCAAAAATTAAATCACACGATATTGTTGCTTTGGGTATCACAAACCAACGTGAAACAGTTGTTCTTTGAGATAAAGAAACAGGATTACCTGTATACAATGCAATTGTTTGACAAGATCGTAGAACATCAGATTACTGTGATGGTCTTGTAGCGGAAGGGTGATCAGAAAAAATTACTGAAAAAACAGGATTAATTATTAATCCATACTTCAGTGCAACAAAAATTCGTTGAATCCTTAAAAATGTTCCTGAAGCGCAACAAAAACTTAAAGAAGGTAAGTTATTAGCAGGAACAATTGATACATGATTAATGTGAAAATTAACAGATGGTAAAGTACACGCAACTGACGTATCAAATGCATCAAGAACAATGATCTTTAACATCCATACATTAGACTGAGATCAAGAAATCTTAGACTTATTAGAAATTCCTAGATGAATTTTACCTGAAGTTAAATCATCTTCAGAACACTATGGATATGTAAAACCACAACACTTATCAAATAAAGCCGTTGGACAAGTTCCAATTACAGGTATCGCAGGAGACCAACAATCAGCATTATTCGGACAAATGTGTACAGAAGTTGGTATGGTTAAAAATACATATGGAACAGGATGTTTCACATTAGTTAACACAGGGACAACCGCTGTAAAAAGTAAAAACAAACTTTTAACAACAATTGCATGAAAACTCGGAAAAGAAAAAACAGTTTATGCATTAGAAGGATCAGTTTTCATTGCTGGTGCTGCTATTAAATGATTAAGAGATTCAATCAGGATTATTTACGATTGAGCTGAATCAGACTTCTTTGCATCATTAGTAGATGATGATCAAAGAGTTTATGTAGTTCCATCATTCACAGGTTTAGGGGCACCATACTGAGATTCAAATTCACGTGGAGCAATATTCGGACTTGAAAGAGGAACAAAAAGAGAACACATAGTTAAAGCTACATTAGACTCAATTGCTTACCAATCAAACGACTTAATTAAAGCTATGCAAAAAGATTTAGGTAAACCTATTATCTTATTAAAAGTTGACGGTGGAGCATCAAAATCAAACTACTTAATGCAATTCCAAGCATCCATTGCTGACATTAAAGTAGAAAGACCATCAAACATTGAAACTACAGGATTAGGAGCATCATACTTAGCTGGTTTAGCAGTAGGGTTCTGAAAAGATATTGAAGAACTTAAAGAATTAAACAAACCAGAAAAAGTATTCGAACCTAAATTCGAAAAACATGAAATTGAAAAATTATTAAAAGGTTGAGATTTAGCTGTTAATAAAACTCTAAACTGAACAAAAGATATTGAATAAAATAAGAATAGAAATATAAAAATATAAAACAAATAAATAGGAAGGTATTATAAAATGTTATACTTATCAGAATTTTTAGGTACATTACTTCTTGTTTTACTTGGTAACGGTGTTGTATACAGCGTTTCAGCAAAACGTATGTTCGCAAACCAACCAGGTAAATGAGTTGTAATTGCTTTAGCATGAGGACTTGCTGTTTTCGTAGGTGTTGTTGTAGCAAGTTCATTAGGTGGACCAGCACACTTAAACCCTGCAGTTACTGTCTTTTCATTAATTAGTGGAAAATTCGCAAACCCAAGCGAACTTGCATATATTCCATTACAAATCTTAGGAGCAATGACTGCTCAAATTATCTTAAACTTTATTAATTGAAAACACATTGGAGAAACAGATTTAGCTTCAGTTCGTGGTGCACACGCAACAGGACCTGCATTCTCAAATAAAAAAGAAAAAGCAACAATTTTCAACTTCTCATATGAATTAGTTGGAACATTAGTATTAGTTGGAGTAATCTTTGCGTTTGGTAAAGGTGGTAATAAAGAAGCATTAAGTCATTTAGGACCATTACCAGTTACATTATTAGTTATGTCAATCGGTATGTCACTTGGTTCATCAACAGGATACGCAATTAACCCTGCTCGTGATTTAGGACCAAGAATTGTTTACTTCGCAATGGAAAAATTATTATTAACAGCTAGAAAAGAAGAACATGTTGGAGGAAACTTTGAATATGGATGAGTACCAGCTGTAGCACCATTATTAGGTGGAGCAATTATTGGAGCATTAGCTTTAATTTAATAACTAAATCATAAGCATATAAAAATAAAAATAAATTTGTGCCTTGGCGCAAATTTATTGCTATAACATAAAAAAATATTCTTTGGAGAAATTATGAAAAAATTCATTAATAAAAAAGAAAATATCGTTGAAGAAATGATTAACGGGATTTTAAAAACAAACCCAAATGTAGAAAGAGTTGAAGGATTTAATGTTATTGTTAACAAACACTTCGATAAAAATAAAGTTGCCTTAATTTCAGGTGGTGGATCAGGACATGAACCAGCACACATGGGATTTGTTGGTGACGGAATGCTTTCAGGAGCAGTTGCTGGTGAAGTTTTCACATCACCAACACCAGATCAAGTTGAAGCAGCTATTAATGCACTTGACTCAAAAGCTGGTACATTATTAATTATCAAAAACTATACAGGTGATAAATTAAACTTCGAAATCGCACAACAATTAGCACAAGCAAGCGGTAAAGATGTTGAAACAGTTTTAGTAAACGATGATGTTGCTGTTGAAAACTCAACATGAACAATTGGACGTAGAGAAATCGCAGGAACAGTATATGTTCATAAAATTGCTGGAGCATTAGCTCAAAGAGGTGGATCATTAGCAGAAGTTAAAGCGGTTGCTCAAAAAGTTATTGACAACGTTAGAACATTTGGTATCTCACTTAACTCAATTTACATTCCTACAACAGGTAAAAAATCATTTGAATTAAATGAAACAGAAATTGAATTTGGATTAGGAATTCACGGTGAACCTGGAATTAAAAGAGAATCAATTAAGAGTTCAAAAGAAATCGTTGAAGAAATGATTGATTTAATCTTAAAAGATTATGATTACAAAGGTTCAGAAGTTGCTTTAATGATTAACGGACTTGGTGGAACACCAGAAATGGAGTTATTCATTGTCGCAAATGACGCACACAACTATTTAGCGCAAAAAGGAATTAAAGTATACACATCAAATGTTGGTAACTTTATGACATCATTAGAAATGCAAGGTGTTTCAATTTCATTATTAAAATTAGACTCACAATTAAAAGAATTATTAATGGATAAAAACGAGGTAAAATCTTGAAAATAGATGTAAATAAATTTAACAGTATTGTTAATAATATTTATTCTGAATTAAAAGCAAACGAAGACTTTATTTCAGGGTTAGATCAATCAATTGGTGACGGAGATCACGGATACAATATTGTAAGAGGATTTAATGCAGTTTTAGAATTAAATCACACTTCAATGAATCTTGAAACATACTTCATGCAAATTGGTAGAACATTAATGGCTAAAGTCGGTGGTGCTTCAGGACCATTATACGGTATGAGTTTCATGAAAGGTGCTTCAGCATTTAAAGGACTTGATGAAATTACATTTGATTCATTTAAAGTATTTGTTAATAACTTTGCTGCAAGCTTAGAATTATTAGGTAAAGTACAATTAAATGAAAAAACAATGTACGACATTTGAAAACCATTAGCTATTAAATTAGAAACAGTATCAGAAATTAACGAATCTACTAAAGAAGAAATTACAAAATATTTAGATGAACTTTTAGCAAATACAGCAAACATGGTGGCTACAAAAGGTAGAGCATCATATTTAAAAGATAGGTCAAAAGGAACAATGGATCCTGGATCATTCACATCTACAATTATTCTTAAAAACATTTTAAAAGGATTTTAATGAATAAAAAATTATTTATATTAATTAGTCACTACAATGACTTAGCAAGAGTTATAAAAGAATACGTTTCAAAAATGCTCCCAATTAACAACGAAAATATTGAAATAGTTGCTTTAGGGGGAATTAATAACGGAACAGAAATTGGTACAGAGCCAATGCAAATTTTAGAAACTATTGAAGCACGTCCAGAAATTAATGAAATCTTTATCTTTTCAGACCTTGGGTCAGCAACATTAGCAGCTGAATCAATCGCAACAATGGTAATGGACAAAAAAGTACATGTTTCAAAAGGTTCTTTTGTTGAAAACACATTCTCAGCATATGTTTTAGCAAATGTTGGAGCTTCATTTGAAGAAGTTCAAGTCGCTGCTGAAGAAAAAGTTGTTAAATAATTAAATAAAAATAAAAAGAAAAAAGTTCAAGTTTATACTTGAACTTTTTTAAAAAAATAAAAATACATCATTCATGTAATGTTTAATTATTTAAAACTTTGTATTACATGAAAAAAGCCATTTTTTGATTAAAAAAAATGGGGCGGTCGACGGGATTCGAACCCGCGCATGACGGGACCACAACCCGCTGTGTTAACCACTTCACCACGACCGCCATTTAAAGCTAACTTATTATATATCATTTAATCAACTATCAAAGAAAAAATAATCAAGTTTATCAAATTTGCAATATTGCTAACTTTAAATTAAACTAATTAATAATATTTTTTATTTCATTAAATATCCATTCTCAA
This window contains:
- the glpO gene encoding type 2 glycerol-3-phosphate oxidase — its product is MKNKYDVVIVGGGIIGGVIAYELSQYKLKTLLLEKNPVFADETSKGNSGAIHGGFDPEPHKIEAKLNVLGNELWRTKIFKDLDFPHVQVDSLILAFNEEEMKHVHMLYDRGLKNKVPAEFLKVISKEEVLKREPNVNPKVVGALLCTSSWAIDPVRATYAFMGASEQNGTELRRSAEVTDIKFKNDEFDITLANGDVVTSKVVINAAGHYADVLAEKAGYGDFKQTTRRGEYRILARTEAGIVNSICFKVPTIHGKGVIVAPMLDGRVLVGPTAEEGVPKEETRLVTKEKFDYIGQIGKEIIPSIRLEKTEMTLAGSRPIDIETNDFVIRPAKDNARFINAAGMQSPAIASAPAIAIEIAKLVEAAGLKLEKNPNYNPKFKVQF
- the glpK gene encoding glycerol kinase GlpK → MKDKYVITLDSGTTSCRTLVVNHAGEIVASSQTEFTQHFPKSGWVEHDPLEIWNVQLSTMQSAKHKAKIKSHDIVALGITNQRETVVLWDKETGLPVYNAIVWQDRRTSDYCDGLVAEGWSEKITEKTGLIINPYFSATKIRWILKNVPEAQQKLKEGKLLAGTIDTWLMWKLTDGKVHATDVSNASRTMIFNIHTLDWDQEILDLLEIPRWILPEVKSSSEHYGYVKPQHLSNKAVGQVPITGIAGDQQSALFGQMCTEVGMVKNTYGTGCFTLVNTGTTAVKSKNKLLTTIAWKLGKEKTVYALEGSVFIAGAAIKWLRDSIRIIYDWAESDFFASLVDDDQRVYVVPSFTGLGAPYWDSNSRGAIFGLERGTKREHIVKATLDSIAYQSNDLIKAMQKDLGKPIILLKVDGGASKSNYLMQFQASIADIKVERPSNIETTGLGASYLAGLAVGFWKDIEELKELNKPEKVFEPKFEKHEIEKLLKGWDLAVNKTLNWTKDIE
- a CDS encoding MIP/aquaporin family protein; translation: MLYLSEFLGTLLLVLLGNGVVYSVSAKRMFANQPGKWVVIALAWGLAVFVGVVVASSLGGPAHLNPAVTVFSLISGKFANPSELAYIPLQILGAMTAQIILNFINWKHIGETDLASVRGAHATGPAFSNKKEKATIFNFSYELVGTLVLVGVIFAFGKGGNKEALSHLGPLPVTLLVMSIGMSLGSSTGYAINPARDLGPRIVYFAMEKLLLTARKEEHVGGNFEYGWVPAVAPLLGGAIIGALALI
- the dhaK gene encoding dihydroxyacetone kinase subunit DhaK, with the translated sequence MKKFINKKENIVEEMINGILKTNPNVERVEGFNVIVNKHFDKNKVALISGGGSGHEPAHMGFVGDGMLSGAVAGEVFTSPTPDQVEAAINALDSKAGTLLIIKNYTGDKLNFEIAQQLAQASGKDVETVLVNDDVAVENSTWTIGRREIAGTVYVHKIAGALAQRGGSLAEVKAVAQKVIDNVRTFGISLNSIYIPTTGKKSFELNETEIEFGLGIHGEPGIKRESIKSSKEIVEEMIDLILKDYDYKGSEVALMINGLGGTPEMELFIVANDAHNYLAQKGIKVYTSNVGNFMTSLEMQGVSISLLKLDSQLKELLMDKNEVKSWK
- the dhaL gene encoding dihydroxyacetone kinase subunit DhaL, giving the protein MKIDVNKFNSIVNNIYSELKANEDFISGLDQSIGDGDHGYNIVRGFNAVLELNHTSMNLETYFMQIGRTLMAKVGGASGPLYGMSFMKGASAFKGLDEITFDSFKVFVNNFAASLELLGKVQLNEKTMYDIWKPLAIKLETVSEINESTKEEITKYLDELLANTANMVATKGRASYLKDRSKGTMDPGSFTSTIILKNILKGF
- a CDS encoding PTS-dependent dihydroxyacetone kinase phosphotransferase subunit DhaM → MNKKLFILISHYNDLARVIKEYVSKMLPINNENIEIVALGGINNGTEIGTEPMQILETIEARPEINEIFIFSDLGSATLAAESIATMVMDKKVHVSKGSFVENTFSAYVLANVGASFEEVQVAAEEKVVK